From the Desulfovibrio sp. TomC genome, one window contains:
- the priA gene encoding replication restart helicase PriA, protein MTAAIAVALTAPPYSVLTYSLPPYFTPTDFPVGLRLLVPMANWLRTGVVVATEAAPPPGVTLRAAMWPLERQPLCDGDYMELVATLASRHMSTPGRILGTLLPRGLRSSKVIFECSEAGVPRSLTALALSRKPPDELARLAMAWRDGTMLCRLDAAERDPLCALAADPPWPVRPGAARQMAVLDLLCDQGPMPLSDLKKRLGPGTLPLLRRLSDLGLVRLSEVDPAAGLPAAIETTAATLPPLTAEQTTALAELALALERPDGAARLVYGVTGSGKTRLYMELARLVLGKGRQVLLLAPEVALAAKLHRAAVRAFPQLRPLLYHGYQPPSLREESFWRAAGDAAPMVVAGTRSALLLPLRNIGLIVLDEEHDGAFKQEDRLPYQAKEVGFFRAKQSGALFVLGSATPDVKTFYAAKAGHVPMVRLANRVGGGGMPAIELVDMRGAGKLTAVAGKHETGDRTGVLTDLAAAALAETVAAGDQAMILLNRRGYAPLLFCLDCETPVRCPRCELSLTFHKDRERLVCHYCGFARPHPSPCPGCGGASFLPMGVGSEMLEEQLAGVLPAGTVVARLDRDVARRPERAEAILTEFASGQAQVLVGTQMLSKGHHFPAVTLVIAADADLGRNLPDYRASERTFQLLTQVAGRAGRGERPGRVLIQTRMPDDPFFSHVTRGDFEGFYELELSRRRRLCYPPFIRLGLARLSFPRELENGYALATAVGEAMRLAAGPLGVRVLGPAPAPLALMAGRRRLHCLIKAPDWPSIRQVYSAGREALSGSTKVRFTLDLDPVDML, encoded by the coding sequence ATGACTGCCGCCATTGCCGTTGCCCTGACCGCTCCGCCCTACAGCGTCCTCACCTACTCCCTGCCGCCGTATTTTACGCCAACCGATTTTCCGGTCGGGCTGCGCCTGCTCGTGCCTATGGCCAACTGGCTGCGTACCGGCGTAGTGGTTGCAACCGAGGCTGCGCCGCCACCTGGGGTGACGCTTCGGGCCGCGATGTGGCCGCTTGAGCGCCAGCCGCTGTGCGACGGGGACTACATGGAGCTGGTCGCCACCCTGGCCAGTCGCCATATGTCCACGCCCGGCCGCATTTTGGGTACGCTGTTGCCGCGCGGTCTGCGCTCCTCCAAGGTGATTTTTGAATGCAGCGAGGCCGGCGTCCCCCGGTCGCTGACGGCTCTGGCCCTGTCGCGCAAGCCCCCGGACGAGTTGGCCCGGCTGGCCATGGCTTGGCGCGACGGAACCATGCTGTGCCGGCTCGACGCCGCCGAACGCGATCCCCTGTGCGCCCTGGCGGCCGATCCGCCCTGGCCTGTGCGCCCAGGCGCAGCCCGGCAGATGGCCGTGCTTGATCTCTTGTGCGACCAGGGGCCCATGCCGCTTTCCGATCTCAAAAAACGCCTTGGCCCAGGGACGCTCCCCCTCCTGCGACGGCTGTCGGACCTGGGACTTGTCCGTTTGAGTGAGGTTGACCCGGCAGCGGGTCTGCCTGCGGCCATCGAGACGACAGCGGCGACCCTGCCGCCGTTGACGGCCGAGCAGACCACCGCCCTGGCCGAACTGGCCTTGGCCTTGGAGCGTCCTGACGGCGCGGCCCGGCTGGTCTACGGCGTCACCGGCAGCGGCAAGACCCGCCTGTATATGGAACTGGCCAGGCTGGTTCTAGGCAAGGGGAGGCAGGTCCTGCTCCTGGCCCCTGAAGTGGCCCTGGCTGCCAAGCTCCACCGGGCCGCTGTACGCGCCTTTCCCCAGTTGCGGCCGCTGCTCTACCACGGCTATCAGCCGCCTTCGCTGCGCGAGGAGTCGTTTTGGCGGGCTGCCGGCGACGCGGCCCCGATGGTCGTCGCCGGCACCAGGTCGGCGCTCCTGCTGCCCCTGCGTAATATCGGCCTGATCGTTTTGGACGAAGAGCACGACGGGGCCTTCAAGCAGGAGGACCGTCTGCCGTATCAGGCCAAGGAAGTCGGCTTTTTTCGGGCCAAACAGTCCGGGGCGCTTTTCGTCCTGGGGTCGGCCACCCCGGACGTCAAAACCTTTTATGCCGCCAAAGCCGGCCACGTTCCCATGGTGCGCCTGGCCAACCGGGTGGGCGGCGGCGGGATGCCGGCCATTGAGCTGGTGGATATGCGCGGGGCAGGCAAACTGACGGCCGTTGCCGGCAAACATGAAACCGGCGACCGCACCGGCGTCCTGACCGATCTGGCCGCCGCTGCCCTGGCCGAGACGGTTGCGGCCGGCGATCAGGCCATGATCCTGCTCAACCGCCGGGGCTATGCGCCGCTCCTTTTTTGTTTGGACTGCGAGACCCCGGTTCGCTGTCCCCGCTGTGAGCTGTCCCTGACCTTCCATAAGGACCGGGAACGGCTGGTGTGCCACTATTGCGGCTTTGCCCGGCCCCATCCCTCGCCCTGTCCGGGCTGCGGCGGAGCCAGTTTTCTGCCCATGGGCGTCGGGTCCGAGATGCTTGAGGAGCAGTTGGCCGGAGTGCTGCCGGCCGGCACGGTCGTGGCCCGGTTGGACCGCGACGTGGCCCGGCGTCCTGAACGGGCCGAGGCCATCCTGACTGAATTTGCTTCGGGTCAAGCCCAGGTGCTGGTCGGCACCCAGATGCTGTCCAAAGGCCACCATTTCCCGGCTGTGACCCTGGTCATTGCCGCCGACGCCGATCTCGGTCGGAATCTGCCGGATTACCGGGCCTCGGAGCGGACGTTTCAGCTCTTGACCCAGGTGGCGGGCCGGGCCGGGCGCGGCGAACGGCCCGGCCGGGTGCTGATTCAGACCCGGATGCCGGACGATCCGTTTTTTTCACATGTCACTCGGGGTGATTTTGAGGGCTTTTATGAGCTGGAGCTTTCCCGGCGGCGGCGGTTATGTTATCCGCCCTTTATTCGTCTGGGGCTGGCCCGGCTGAGCTTTCCCCGGGAGTTGGAAAACGGCTATGCCCTGGCCACAGCTGTGGGCGAAGCCATGCGACTGGCGGCCGGACCGCTTGGGGTCCGGGTGCTTGGTCCGGCTCCGGCGCCGCTGGCCCTCATGGCCGGGCGCAGACGGCTGCATTGCCTGATCAAAGCACCGGACTGGCCGAGCATTCGGCAGGTTTACTCGGCCGGCCGGGAGGCCCTGTCCGGATCGACCAAGGTCCGCTTCACCCTGGATCTCGATCCGGTGGATATGTTGTAA
- a CDS encoding PAS domain S-box protein has protein sequence MSSQESGQLRKSFVSRLPVKITVWYAAFGLLWIIFSDRIADVLFRRDPDLLLQVSSAKGILFVAITSLLLFVLLRRHVAVVDAKEQKLRQSEERYRLVVEHAPDAIAIHDGVQFTYANTEAVKLFGADSLESIIGHNVLDFVPEDSRASVTERIRQNIVHNLPAQLREQRYLRLDGGIIEVEVAAVPFLFDGSPGALVFLRDVGPRKAAERKLRESETKYRLLADNAHDLISVFNAELHLTYVSPSVRRLLGFSVEEALSRSIDVSLTPESAARVRQDLHRINESGPIDRNFLHTTELEMYCKDGSTVWVESMTRGLFDTVGQFRGYISVSRDISERRKAEQELLLSRQFNLLILEAIPDPVFVKDSSHRFVLVNDALCAMLGLPANAIIGKCDADLVPREEAAVFVERDNIVLETGQADLFEECLTDAQGRVRTLVTRKGLFIDPRGNRFIVGVIRDISDDKVKELQLRDSLLEKEVLLKEVHHRVKNNLQIISSLLFLQKDAIADPHIQDIFEESRNRIASMALIHEELYRSGDLARVDLKEYLERLAPKVVQSLRGYKSIGFSLHLAQCRVSVDKAIPFGLIVNELLTNAVKHGLAGRDAGNIRVNMAFEDAMIQAVVEDDGSGLPEGFHPDAVKTLGMQLVVQLTRQLRGSLTFGSSPQGSFFRLSFPADDKAG, from the coding sequence ATGTCAAGTCAGGAGTCTGGCCAGCTGCGAAAGAGTTTTGTTAGCCGCTTGCCGGTCAAAATAACCGTATGGTATGCAGCCTTCGGACTGTTGTGGATTATTTTTTCTGACAGAATTGCGGATGTTCTTTTTCGTCGTGATCCAGACCTGCTCTTGCAGGTTTCCTCTGCTAAAGGAATCTTGTTTGTTGCTATTACGTCGTTGTTGCTCTTTGTGTTGCTGCGGCGACATGTCGCCGTGGTTGATGCCAAGGAACAGAAGCTACGGCAGAGTGAGGAGCGCTACCGATTGGTGGTTGAGCACGCTCCTGATGCCATTGCTATTCATGACGGAGTCCAGTTCACGTACGCCAATACCGAAGCGGTGAAACTGTTTGGGGCAGATTCCTTGGAATCGATTATCGGGCACAATGTTCTGGATTTTGTCCCTGAGGATTCCCGTGCTTCCGTGACCGAGCGTATCCGGCAAAACATCGTTCACAACCTCCCAGCCCAATTGCGGGAACAGCGATATCTCCGACTGGATGGGGGGATTATCGAGGTGGAAGTGGCTGCGGTGCCGTTTCTGTTCGACGGTTCTCCTGGCGCCTTGGTCTTTTTGCGCGACGTCGGGCCACGCAAGGCCGCTGAACGCAAGCTGCGCGAAAGTGAGACGAAATACCGTCTGCTTGCTGACAATGCCCACGATCTTATCTCTGTTTTTAACGCGGAACTGCATTTGACGTATGTAAGTCCGTCCGTGCGACGGCTGCTTGGGTTTTCCGTTGAGGAAGCCCTGTCCCGGTCCATTGACGTGTCCTTGACTCCAGAATCAGCCGCCAGGGTACGGCAGGACTTGCACCGCATCAACGAATCCGGGCCCATTGACCGGAATTTTCTGCATACAACCGAACTGGAGATGTACTGTAAGGATGGTTCCACGGTTTGGGTTGAGTCCATGACGCGCGGCCTATTCGATACCGTCGGTCAGTTTCGGGGCTATATAAGTGTTTCCCGTGATATCAGCGAACGGCGAAAGGCTGAACAGGAGTTGCTGCTCTCCCGTCAGTTCAACCTGCTGATCCTTGAGGCTATCCCCGATCCGGTTTTCGTCAAGGACAGTTCCCACCGCTTCGTCCTTGTCAACGATGCCTTGTGCGCCATGCTCGGACTGCCGGCCAATGCCATTATTGGCAAGTGCGATGCAGACCTCGTGCCCCGTGAGGAGGCGGCTGTTTTCGTCGAACGCGACAACATCGTTTTGGAAACCGGACAAGCTGATTTGTTTGAGGAATGCCTGACAGACGCTCAGGGCCGGGTTCGTACCCTGGTGACGCGCAAGGGACTTTTTATTGATCCCAGAGGCAACCGTTTTATTGTCGGCGTCATCCGCGATATTTCAGACGACAAGGTCAAGGAATTGCAATTGCGCGACTCACTGTTGGAAAAGGAAGTGTTGCTCAAAGAAGTCCATCACCGGGTGAAAAACAATTTACAGATCATCTCCAGCCTCCTTTTCCTGCAAAAAGACGCTATCGCCGATCCCCACATCCAGGATATTTTTGAAGAAAGCCGCAACCGGATCGCCTCCATGGCGCTTATTCACGAGGAACTCTATCGCTCCGGCGATCTGGCCCGGGTGGACCTCAAGGAATATCTGGAACGCCTGGCTCCCAAAGTGGTGCAGTCGTTGCGCGGCTACAAGAGTATCGGCTTTAGCCTCCATCTGGCCCAGTGCCGGGTGAGCGTGGACAAGGCCATCCCGTTTGGCCTGATCGTCAACGAACTGTTGACCAACGCCGTCAAACATGGACTGGCCGGACGCGACGCCGGCAACATTCGGGTGAACATGGCTTTTGAAGACGCCATGATCCAGGCTGTGGTGGAGGACGATGGATCGGGATTGCCCGAAGGGTTTCATCCTGACGCGGTCAAAACGCTTGGGATGCAGCTGGTGGTGCAACTGACCCGGCAACTCCGCGGCTCACTCACCTTCGGCAGCAGCCCGCAGGGGTCTTTTTTCCGCCTGAGTTTCCCCGCAGATGACAAGGCCGGTTGA